The genomic segment CGCTTACAGGGATTTGCGGCGGCCGGGTTGGAGGATCCTCTGGATTATCAGGTTTAAATGCGGGAAAGCTGAATAATATCCATCACCTTTTTCATGGTTACGGGATTGCCGGCAGCTAGGATGGGCAGGGTTTTTTCCAGGTCAAGAGTCAGTTCATCAAGGTTTTCACCCAGCATGCCGGTAATGACACCACCGACTTCCTCCAGGATGACCTTGCCGGCCACATAATCGATGGTCCGGGAGGGGATGGGATAGAAAAATATATCAATATTCCCGGCAGCGAGATAACAGATATCCAGAGCGGTTGAGCCCAGACAACGGGCTCGTTCAAACATATCCAGCAGTGGTTCCACCCGTTTCAAGCCTGCCTTGTTATGGGCCGCTTCAAAGACAAAAGCCCGGGGAATCTCTACATTCTTACCTTCAATCTGTTGACCATTAACAAAAGCAGCCGCCCCTTTAATGGCATGAAATTCATCTCCGTTGGCCAGGTTACGGACATAGCCAAGGACCACATCATTAACAGTTTTACCAGTAGCCAGGGCCATTGAGGTCGCATAGTAGGGAATCCCCTGGCGGGCGTTGAAACTGCCGTCCAAGGGGTCAATAATAATGTGAGTGTCCGGATCATTGCCAAACTTGCGAATACCCAGCTCTTCGGAAACCAGGATAAATTCCAGATCGAAATTATTATGCAGGATTTCGAGTTTGTCGAGGATGATATCTTCGGCGATCTTGTCTAGTTTCAGGGTCTGGTCACCACCGGCACCCTTGCCGATAATCAGGGCGCCATCCTTAGTGCCGGCGAACTGTTTCATCTGTTCATCAATCTTACCGCT from the Pseudomonadota bacterium genome contains:
- a CDS encoding inositol monophosphatase family protein, whose protein sequence is MNMVEEWDNSLILQTGICMDLDFWLNTFQKLSGKIDEQMKQFAGTKDGALIIGKGAGGDQTLKLDKIAEDIILDKLEILHNNFDLEFILVSEELGIRKFGNDPDTHIIIDPLDGSFNARQGIPYYATSMALATGKTVNDVVLGYVRNLANGDEFHAIKGAAAFVNGQQIEGKNVEIPRAFVFEAAHNKAGLKRVEPLLDMFERARCLGSTALDICYLAAGNIDIFFYPIPSRTIDYVAGKVILEEVGGVITGMLGENLDELTLDLEKTLPILAAGNPVTMKKVMDIIQLSRI